In one Phyllostomus discolor isolate MPI-MPIP mPhyDis1 chromosome 8, mPhyDis1.pri.v3, whole genome shotgun sequence genomic region, the following are encoded:
- the LOC114503663 gene encoding EF-hand domain-containing protein D2-like, with amino-acid sequence MVKRADEDFGSKPIFQKFLLIFCEAAARSCRTRAACAGPPPRDQRLTKGIKGPQSSFEAEVQAISVLSSLEEEIKEEQEERTEEVGEMKLWKVALKEL; translated from the coding sequence atggtcaAGAGGGCAGATGAGGACTTTGGCAGCAAGCCCATCTTCCAGAAGTTCCTCCTGATTTTCTGCGAGGCAGCAGCCAGGAGCTGCAGGACAAGGGCTGCATGTGCTGGCCCTCCTCCCAGAGATCAACGTCTCACCAAAGGCATCAAGGGGCCCCAGAGCTCCTTTGAGGCTGAGGTCCAGGCTATCAGTGTGTTGAGCAGCCTGGAGGAGGAGAtcaaggaggagcaggaggagcggacggaggaggtgggagagatgAAGCTGTGGAAAGTGGCCCTCAAAGAACTGTAG